In Enterocloster clostridioformis, one genomic interval encodes:
- a CDS encoding sulfurtransferase, giving the protein MKRRFLGIVLCTAALLAAGCSSNTDASMTAAGSNSSASAGMAADTSADTTKDTAAAKLETGEETGNSSAVKADPVEKKKVYVSPDWVQSVLDGNQEESKDYMVLECAWGTVQDAASYKDGHIVGAYHMNTDDIESEEYWNIRTPEEIKALMAEYGITKDTTVICYSDKGTNSADDRVAFTLLWAGVENVKCLDGGFEAWLESGYETEKTINTPQAADKEFGVEIPAHPEYILSIDQVKEKLADDDNFKLVSIRSRDEFLGKTSGYGYIDRAGEPEGAVWGHDTDDGSYLNENGTTAGLDVLKGYLEESGASLDNELSFYCGTGWRATIPFLICYENGMTNMTLYDGGWYQWQMDDSLPVQVGDPANSDCRFTTVGELSTDKAKK; this is encoded by the coding sequence ATGAAGAGAAGATTTTTAGGCATTGTTTTATGCACTGCTGCATTACTGGCAGCAGGGTGTTCTTCCAATACAGATGCTTCAATGACGGCAGCCGGGTCAAACAGCAGCGCGTCAGCTGGGATGGCAGCGGATACAAGCGCGGATACGACAAAGGACACAGCCGCGGCAAAGTTAGAAACAGGTGAAGAGACAGGGAATTCATCTGCTGTAAAGGCGGACCCGGTTGAGAAGAAAAAGGTCTATGTGTCACCGGACTGGGTTCAGAGCGTTCTGGACGGGAATCAGGAGGAGTCAAAGGATTATATGGTTCTGGAATGTGCATGGGGTACTGTCCAGGATGCGGCGTCTTATAAGGACGGCCATATCGTAGGAGCCTATCATATGAATACAGATGATATTGAATCAGAGGAATACTGGAATATCCGGACTCCGGAAGAGATAAAGGCTCTGATGGCTGAATACGGAATCACAAAAGATACAACGGTTATCTGCTACAGTGATAAGGGCACGAATTCTGCGGACGACCGCGTGGCATTCACCCTTTTATGGGCCGGTGTGGAGAATGTAAAATGTCTGGACGGCGGTTTTGAAGCCTGGCTTGAGAGCGGCTACGAGACTGAGAAAACTATCAATACCCCGCAGGCCGCTGACAAGGAGTTCGGCGTGGAAATCCCGGCCCATCCTGAATACATCCTGTCCATTGACCAGGTAAAGGAAAAGCTGGCAGATGACGATAACTTTAAGCTGGTCAGCATCCGCAGCAGGGACGAATTCCTGGGCAAGACAAGCGGATATGGATACATTGACAGGGCAGGCGAACCTGAGGGCGCTGTCTGGGGACATGATACGGATGACGGTTCCTATCTTAATGAGAACGGAACCACAGCCGGCCTGGATGTATTAAAGGGCTATCTGGAGGAATCCGGTGCTTCTCTTGACAATGAGCTTTCCTTTTACTGCGGCACAGGCTGGAGAGCTACGATCCCGTTCCTGATTTGCTATGAAAACGGAATGACCAATATGACCTTGTATGACGGAGGCTGGTACCAGTGGCAGATGGATGATTCACTTCCGGTGCAGGTGGGAGACCCGGCAAATAGCGACTGCCGGTTTACCACGGTGGGTGAGTTGTCCACGGACAAAGCAAAAAAATAA